In the Terriglobia bacterium genome, TCGGTCCCGTCCACGTCCTCCGGGAAATTGCCGACCAGCGTCTGGCGGCCCAGGAAGTTCCGGTACTGGAGGGGGAAGTGGAGGGGCTCGCGGATCGGGTCGATCTTCTGACTGGTGCCCGGCTGGGGCATGCAATCCCAGACGCCCCCCATGCCGCACAGGGTCATGTCGTAGTCGCTGATGTGGATGGCCGGGAGCGGGGTGAGCGTCGAGTTCGACGGGGTGCCCCAATCCACCGAAAGCGCCCACATCTCCAGCAGGTCGTACGACGGCGTGTTGGCCCCGGTCTGGGCCTCGTCGTCGCGGGGGCGCATGAAGATCGCGGGCTCGCCGTCCGGAGGAGGATTGCTCCCCTGGACGGTGGACGGGAGGACGATCTGGAATCCGGAATTCGGCAGGTTCGCGACGGAGAACTTCTGGAAGGTCGCGGGCTGCCCCGCGAGCATCTTGGCCCGGTCGAAGGCGAAGATATCCCGGGAACCCGATCCCGCGTTCGCCCCCATGAGATACGATCCGCCGTTCCCGTTCTGGGGCCAGACCCCGTACTTGGGGTAGTCCGTGAGGCCGGACTCGACCGGGAACGAGTAGGCGTACCAGGTCCCCGTCGGGTCACCCGACGTCGACATGTAGACGCAAACGTTGCCGGTGCTGCTGGGCAGCTCCGTGATGAGCCAGCGATCGGCCATCCGATCGTAGAGGACGACCGGGTCGCAGAATCCGTTCCGGCACGGCGAGGCGGTGGTCAGCGACTGCATGGTGAACGTCTTCAAGATGGCGCCCGTGGCCTTGTCCAGCACCCTGACCGTGGAGACGTTCTGGTTGACCGACTGGACGAAGTGGCTGAGGCCCACGTCGCCGTTGGTGTCGGGCGGCGACGCCGAGGAGGTCTGCCCCGCGTAGTTGTGGACGAGCGCGTCAAAGCCGTCCGCGTGCAACCCTCCCTCGAGCCGGTTCAGTTCGAGCAGCGGGTCCACCCTGGGCTCGATCGGGTAGGGGAACGGGATGAAGCCGTAGTCGTCGCGCCGCTTCATCTCCAGGCCGAACAGGCTCGGGTCGGGCTTCCAGTCGGGCAGGTCTCTCACCGCCGGGGTGAGCGTGGGAATCACCGGCTCGCTCACGTACACCGCCTTGCTCGGCGGTTCCGTCTTCTCCTGCTCCTGCGCTTGCGCCATCGCCAACCCCTGCGCGAGAGCCAGGAGAAGACCACCCACGGTCAACACCCTCGTCGTTCGGTTCATCTAAGAAACCTCACTTATAGAAATTCAAAGATTCAGTCCATGCTCGCGCAGCTTATATATACGCTGAGGCCTCTCCCCTGCCACCCGCCAATCTTCGCAGGAGCCGGGATCCCCGCCCCCCCGTCAGCTTCCACCACGGATGGTCACCGCGAGGGACCCCGCGACGAGGCGCTCCCACGGCTCTCCTGGCGGGAGGTCCACCACCTCGACGTCGCTGCGGCCCTCGGACGGGAGCAGGAGGAGCGAGTCCCGCTTGGCAAGAACGCGGCTCAGGATGACTCGCTCCCGGAACCGCACGGCGTGGACATGCTCGGCCGCCAGCTCCTTTGGGCGCGAGTCGAGAACGACCCAATCTCCCGGCTGGAACAGGTCGCGCACCCGCGCTATCGCTTCGTATCTCGGGCGATAGGCGAAGGGGCGAACGGGAGGCTCACCGAAGATGAGGGGGTCCAGCCGGAGGACCGCCACGACGAGATTGGGCGGGATCTGGTCGTCACCTGGATCGGCGCACTCGCGGAGGACCGGCACCTCTACGAGGGCCGGCCCAGCCTCGGAAACGGGATTCGTCGAAAGACTCAGCACCGCCTCGGCCCCCACCAAGAGAGGCGGGATGTGCCTGGCCTCTTGCGTGAACGGCATCTCCATCGCGTACGCTGGTCTCTCGGATTCGGCGGCCGGACCCGGCGATAGGTGCGCCACGGCGTCGAGATCCTCGCCGCTGCTGAGCCGACGCCTCAGCGCCGGACTGCTGGCGTACTGTCTCGCCCTGTGGAGGCGAGCCCACGCGCCCTCGAGGTCCCCGATCCGGCCGGACTGAACCCAGGCGCGGTAGAGCTCGATGCCGTCTCCGAGCGCGACCGCGATCGCCTCCGCGACCTCCTCGGTCGGTACCTTGACGCCATTCTCGATCAACGAGATGTACGACGGCGACACCCGGGCTCGGTCGGCGAGGTCTTGGCCGGTCATGCCGAGGGCCCGCCGCCGTCTTGCGATTCGGATGTGAATCGGAAGGCTGCTGTCTGGAGAGAATCGCTTTCGAGGAATCCTCGGCTTTTTGGAATCCATGGCCGCATCTTAGCACTTGTCGCGCTTTCTTGACCGGTAAAGAAAGTCCTGCGCCGAGCCTACAATGTGTTTACCATGAATTGAATTCTGTCCTTCCAACCGTCGTGGTCAAACTCCCATACAATTTGTTTTTCTAACTTGGTTAGGTCTTTTCAGTATATTTACTAATTAGTAAATAATCCGCTGCCCTAACCGGAAAATCGGAGTGCGAGGAGGCCGCCATGGATTTCCTTCGCGAGACGATTCGCTCGTTCACCCCTAAACCGGCAGCCACTCATTGGTCCGACGGCTCCGGGACAGGTGAGGTTGCGCGACGGCTGACCCAAATGGGTGGCGGCTCCGTTGCGCCTTGACCGACGATTCCGAGAGCCTAGATTTCCTCTCGGGATTCGTCCCGAGAGGTCAGGGTGTCCGCGAACGTCACCGAGGCCGCTTCGGCCAGAGCCGATCCGGAGGTCGCCGCCCACCCCGCAATCGGTCGCTTCTCCCTTCTGGAGAAGATCGGCGCGGGGAGCATGGGCGAGGTTTGGAAGGCCAACGATCCTCGAATCGGCCGGACGGTGGCGGTCAAGCTACTCCGGGTCCCCGACGGCCTCGATCCCGCGAGGCGCGAGGAATGGGAACGGCGATTCCTCCTCGAGGCGCGCGCCGCCGGGAGGCTCGCGCACCCCGGCATCGTCGCAGTTCACGACGTCGGCCAGGCGAACGACGGCCGTCCCTTCATCGTCATGGAATACATCGAGGGGCGCAGCCTCGACGCGTACCTGAAGCGAGGGGTCCGCCCCGACCCGGCCAGGGTGCTCGACTGGGCCGCGCAGGTCGCCGACGCGCTCGACCACGCGCACCGCCAGGGGATCGTTCACCGCGACGTCAAGCCGGCGAACATCCTGATGGACGGCGCCGGCCGGGTTCGGCTCGCTGACTTCGGCATCGCCCGGCTCGGAGACTCGGACCTCACCCGGGAGGGCGCCTTTCTCGGATCCCCGGCGTACGCCGCCCCCGAGCAGATCCGCGGCGGCGCCGTGGACGGGAGGGCGGATCTATTCTCCCTCGGCGCCGTCACGTACGCGCTCCTGACGGGGGCCCGCCCCTTCGACGGAGCGGACCTCCCCTCCATCGCCTACGCGATCTGCCACGTCGAGCCGACGCCGCCCCGCCGCCTGCGCCCCGAGCTGACCGCGGCCATGCAAGCCGTGGTCATGAAAGCCCTGTCCAAGGACCCGGCGCACCGCCATCGGTGGGGACAGGAGATGGCGGAGGATCTCCGTGCCGCCGCGGCGTCGGCCACGGCGCCCGCCAAGAACGGCGGCCGGCTCGAGAAGACCGTCGTGGAGCGGACGGCCGTGGATCGGGCGGCCAGGCCCGCGGAGGGGACCGCTCCGGATTCAGCGGTTGCGATCGAGCATCGGGCGGCGGCATGGGGCTCCGCCGCCGCGGTGGGGGTCGTACGCGCCGCGGCCGCGATCGCCGGCGGCTCGAAGCGGGCCGGCACCCGCGCCGCCGCGTGGTCGGCGGTCTGGGCACCTCGGATCGCGGAGGCAGCGAGGCGCGCGGTGGTAGCGTCCGCCGCTTCGTGCCGGGAGGCGAACTCGCCTCGGCTCCTCGCGGCCGCCGGGCTCCTGCTCGCCGTGGGAGCCTTGGGCGGCGCCATCTGGTTTCGGTCATCGGGCCGGACCCCCGACGTGGAAGCCGCCCCGAGCGCTGCGGCTCGCGTGCGCTCGTTCATCCACGAGTCCGTGCTGCGGGAGAACATCGG is a window encoding:
- a CDS encoding helix-turn-helix domain-containing protein translates to MTGQDLADRARVSPSYISLIENGVKVPTEEVAEAIAVALGDGIELYRAWVQSGRIGDLEGAWARLHRARQYASSPALRRRLSSGEDLDAVAHLSPGPAAESERPAYAMEMPFTQEARHIPPLLVGAEAVLSLSTNPVSEAGPALVEVPVLRECADPGDDQIPPNLVVAVLRLDPLIFGEPPVRPFAYRPRYEAIARVRDLFQPGDWVVLDSRPKELAAEHVHAVRFRERVILSRVLAKRDSLLLLPSEGRSDVEVVDLPPGEPWERLVAGSLAVTIRGGS
- a CDS encoding serine/threonine protein kinase is translated as MSANVTEAASARADPEVAAHPAIGRFSLLEKIGAGSMGEVWKANDPRIGRTVAVKLLRVPDGLDPARREEWERRFLLEARAAGRLAHPGIVAVHDVGQANDGRPFIVMEYIEGRSLDAYLKRGVRPDPARVLDWAAQVADALDHAHRQGIVHRDVKPANILMDGAGRVRLADFGIARLGDSDLTREGAFLGSPAYAAPEQIRGGAVDGRADLFSLGAVTYALLTGARPFDGADLPSIAYAICHVEPTPPRRLRPELTAAMQAVVMKALSKDPAHRHRWGQEMAEDLRAAAASATAPAKNGGRLEKTVVERTAVDRAARPAEGTAPDSAVAIEHRAAAWGSAAAVGVVRAAAAIAGGSKRAGTRAAAWSAVWAPRIAEAARRAVVASAASCREANSPRLLAAAGLLLAVGALGGAIWFRSSGRTPDVEAAPSAAARVRSFIHESVLRENIGMRVEHGLGDGRLTVWSDGSEVKSRALSARKKKVAIAGRSLMSYGRETDEDSLRLPPGPHELSVRVTSGDGRLDLVRRLSVEVAAGERYALDVSVRSWPRPKLDLEWRRAVQKEAS